The Pelagicoccus sp. SDUM812003 genomic sequence AGCTTTTCCGCGGCCCCGGCGATGGCCTGATGGCTTGTTTCGGCCTCGTCGCTGACCGCGATGGGCCGGTGGCGTTCGAGACGGGCTTCCATCAGGCAGCGCTTGTCCTGTCCGCCTTTCTCGCTGTTTTCGTCGCTGAGGTGAACCTCCACGCGGGTGACATGCTCGGTCAGGTGCCCCAGCGTCGATTCCACAACTGAGGTAATATGCTCGGCCATGGTCTCGCGTCCATCGATGTTGTGACCTGTATTGACTTGGATTTTCATAGGTAATGGAGCGACGCTGCCTGCGCTTACTCAGCGTGCCTTGCGTCGAGTCGATCGGGGATCGTAGCCGATTTACAACGCGTGGACGATGGGGTCTTTCCCGACTTTGGAACGCGACAAGACGTGGCCGCAGGGATGTTTGGCGGATAGCGACCATGTCGTGGCCAGGGCGAAAGAAGGGGACGTAACGCTATCTGGCGCGACCTCGACGGACGTTTCCGTTCACTATGGCGTCGTGACATTGAGCGGCACCGAGCGATAGCGAGGCCCAGAAGGAGCTGACCGACATTTACGCCAAGGAGATCGACTGGGTGAAGTCCGTGCAGAACGATATCGCGATTAAGGAAAAGTTTGAAAACGACGAAAAGGTAGCTGCCATCATGGAGGACGCCTCGATAACGGCGCAGGTCAAGTATTCGCTGTTCAACCACAAATCGACCCGTGCCATGAAGACCTCGGTATCGACAATCGATCGCGGGGTGGTGATCGGCTGCGTGGCAAAGTCTGACGCGGTGAAGTCGCTCGTCGGCAAGCTGGCCAAGGACATTCGCGGCGCTATTCCAACCTGCTTTTGGTTTCAAACCTTCTGGTTTCAAGCCTGAGTGTTGGGTGTTGAATGAAAGGGGGTTGAGGGACGAGAGGATGTAGAAATGAGAGAGGCCTGGTTTTCGCGAAGGGAAGGCCTTTACTTGAGATTGCGCTTTGATCGCGACTTGGGGGCTGTTCTCTATCCCTAATTTCTTTGAGGTTTTAACGTATTGGAATATTTGTGAAAACCCAAAACACGAACCATGATGATCAATCGTATCCAAGGAATAGCTATCGGTTGCTGCAATAGCACGAGTTCATGAGAGTCTCCCCACTTGGACATTTCAAATTTTCCCTCGAGAAGTTTGAGAACTACGAGCCCATCCCAATCCTCTTTAGACAATTTTGAAATGAGATTGTTTGAGGCATTTCGATTGCCTTCGAAGTGTCCGACCTCCAATTTTTCGGGAAGTTTTGGGTTTGCTAAATTTCCCTTCCAAAACTCGCAACCTTCACGTAAACAACGAAATACAGAGAAGTCAGAAACGAAAAACAGCGGAAAATTAGAGGGGTGAATCCCTCCTTCTCCGCCATAACGTGCTGATTAACAGGTTTTTATTAGGATTCGATTGTGTGTCTCCATTTTTTGGATATTTACACAAGACGTTGATTTTTAAATAGTTAATTGGAAACGTACGAGCGGTGATTGTAGCTACGTGGCAATTCGCTGCTTCGGTTCTGAGCCCGTGGATGAAATCAGGAGCAATCGCATTTAGTTTTCGATTCTCACGAGATTTAATCGTTTCCTCGTTTCAGCGTGAGCTCTGCCTCACCTGCCGAAAATCCACTCGGTACTTAAGAATGCGATGAAGATGATGGCGGCGGCTCGGGTAGTCCGATAGGGCAAGCTTGCGGTCTAATTCATGGTTCCGACGAACAGCTCGCTGCCGGATGCCTTGTTCACTGGCATTGATTCCCCGGTAACGGAGAATTCGTTATCTCAGGCTCCCTAAGGAGCTGCGGCGTGTTTAGGTTGGTTGGTTGCCAGGCGCAGGTTAAGGTCGAAGCCGTTTGTTCCGACGAGCTCAAGAACAGGGTAGCGCAAATGGTATTGGATGCCGCATGCTCCGGCGATTGAAGAGATAGCAATGTGTTTTGGGATACAACAGGTGAAGCTTGGCTCCTTGAGACGAAAATGCCGCTAGCCGGAAGATCCTTAGCTCTGCGTACTCTTGATAGTGACTCCACGTGAGAATCCCTTTTGAGAGAGGTAACATGCTATCGGAAAAAGTATGTATCCGTTTTCGTTCCGGGTTTTCAAAGACCTAAGTAGTTATGAAGCATGGAATATTACATCTGTTTGGCTGTCTTGTCCCGATAGCGCTGATCTTTGTCCTGCCGTCGTTTGGCGTCAGTTCAGGAGTGACCTACACGCTGTTTCTCGTGATCATGTTCGCTTGCCATCTACTTATGATGGGCGGTCATTCCCATGGTGGACATGAAGACTCTGATGTGACAGGATCGGGTGAAATGAAATCTCACGGGAAAGGAGACTAAGGGGCATTGGAAACGATCCACTTAAAGAACATGGTTTGTCGCCGATGCATCGATGTCGTGCGAACGACTGCGCTTGATTTGGGGCTCACGGTCGAGAACGTTCGAATGGGCCAGGCGACCTTCCCGAAGAAGTTGACTCCCCAGGAGCGAGCAGCATTCCTGAGGGGAATCAAACAGCATGGATTCGATTTGCTCGAGACGCGGCAGTCGAAAACAGTGGAGGCGATCAAGCGTCTGCTGTTGGATCGAGCGAGTAATCGCGGGAGCGGTCTCGGTGAGAATCTGTCGAGTTATCTGTCGCGAGAGTTGAAATATGAATACGGTCATTTGAGCAAAGTATTCTCGAAGTCTCAAGGGGTGACGATCGAACGGTTCTTCACTTTGCAGAGACTGGATCGAGTTAAGGAGCTGCTTGCTTACGACGAGCAATCGATCACAGAAATTGCCAGCGAGCTCGGCTTCAGTAGCTCCGCTCATCTCTCGGCGACCTTCAAGAAGGAGACGGGGATGACCCCACGCGAATTTCGGAAAATCGCAGCGAAGTCGCGGAAGATGCCATGATTTTGAAAGTTTTTCCCGGCGCTTTGAAAGCAATGCAAAGGGCAAAACTGATAGTCTAACGTCTATGAAACACCATCCTGGAAGCCGCTCTCATCCAAAGGCGGATTCGAATCACCACCATTGCCATCATGATCACGAACCTGTGTCCGAAAAGCAGCAACACCAAGAAACTGGTAGTCATGGACACGAGCAGGGCGCGAGCTCGCAAGACAGCAAGGCGGTAGGAAGCTCGTCGGAGAATCACAGTTGCTGCCACCACCATGAGCACACACATGGCGAAGACGTGAAGCCATCGGCGAGCGCCAAGTACTATTGCCCCATGTGTTCGGGCGTCGAATCCGACAAGCCAGGCGACTGCCCGAAATGCGGCATGAGCTTGGAGCGGAATCCGTCGTATAAGGCTCGGAAAAAAACGATCTGGACATGTCCGATGCACCCGGAAGTACAGCAGGATCATCCGGGCGAATGCCCGAAGTGCGGCATGGATTTGGAGCCGATGGGCATCCCGGGCGACGATGAGGAGGAAGACGACAGCGAGATTCGCGATCTGAAGCGCAAGACGGTATGGGCTGCGATTCTGACGCTTCCAGTTCTCTTGCTTGCTTTCGACAGCATGATTCCGGGGTTCTCCTTTGAGAGTGTCCTGTCTCCGCGGATACAGGGGTGGCTAGAACTCGCTTTCGCCTCTCCAGTCATTCTGTGGGCAGGTGGCATGTTTTTCGCTCGTGGATGGCGTTCGCTGGTCAATCGCAGCCTCAATATGTTCACCTTGATCATGCTGGGCGTTGGCGCGGCCTATCTTTACAGTGTGACCGCGGTCTTGGCTCCGCAACTTTTCCCCGACTCTTTCCGCATGCATGGTGAGGTCGCTCTCTACTTCGAGGCTGGAGCGGTGATCACGGTTTTGATCCTTTTCGGTCAATGGCTGGAGGCGCGAGCGCGTCGCCAGACGGGGAAAGCGATCCAGAGTCTGCTCGATCTCGCAGCGAAGACCGCCCACCGTCTGAAGGAAGACGGCGACGAAGAGGAAGTGGAAATCGACCGTATCCAAAAAGGGGATCATCTTCGAGTGCGACCTGGAGAGAAGATCCCGTTGGACGGTTCGATCTTGGAGGGGAAAAGCTCTATCGACGAGTCGATGATCACGGGCGAGCCGGTTCCGGTAGAAAAGACTGTAGGTGACAAAGTGATCGGCGCGACGGTCAACCAGACTGGCAGTTTTGTGATGGAGGCCGAAGCGGTGGGCGAAGAGACGATGCTTTCACGCATCGTCGGTATGGTCGCGGATGCTCAGCGTAGCCGGGCACCGATCCAAAAGCTGGCGGATTTGGTAGCTGGATATTTCGTTCCGGCGGTTGTTCTAGTGGCCCTTGTCGCGTTCGGCATTTGGGCGCTGTTCGGCCCATCTCCCGCAATGGCCTACGCCATTGTAGTGGCGGTTTCAGTACTGATCATCGCTTGCCCGTGCGCTCTTGGTCTAGCGACGCCTATGTCCATAATGGTCGGGGTTGGGAAAGGTGCCCAAAACGGCATCCTCGTCAAGAATGCGGAAGCGATCGAACGGGCTGAGAAGGTCACACACCTGATTACCGACAAAACTGGAACGCTCACGGAAGGAAAGCCCACTGTAGTTGAACTGTTGGCGCATGGTGACGTTTCAGGGAACGAGTTGTTGCGCTTGGCTGCTGCGGTTGAATCCCAATCGGAACACCCGCTAGCCCGCTCGGTCGTGGAAAAGGCCAAGTCGAAGAGCTTGGATATTTCGAAAGTCGACGACTTCGAAAGCACCACGGGCGGCGGTGTGCAGGCTCGGTTAGAAGGAGATCTGATTCGAGTTGGGAAGCGAGCGTTCATCGAAGCCGAAGGAATCGAGATTCCTCAATCTCTCGTGGAAAAAGCGGAGCAACTG encodes the following:
- a CDS encoding AraC family transcriptional regulator; the encoded protein is MVCRRCIDVVRTTALDLGLTVENVRMGQATFPKKLTPQERAAFLRGIKQHGFDLLETRQSKTVEAIKRLLLDRASNRGSGLGENLSSYLSRELKYEYGHLSKVFSKSQGVTIERFFTLQRLDRVKELLAYDEQSITEIASELGFSSSAHLSATFKKETGMTPREFRKIAAKSRKMP
- a CDS encoding HPF/RaiA family ribosome-associated protein, which translates into the protein MKIQVNTGHNIDGRETMAEHITSVVESTLGHLTEHVTRVEVHLSDENSEKGGQDKRCLMEARLERHRPIAVSDEAETSHQAIAGAAEKLKKAIGHLIDRSHQH
- a CDS encoding copper-translocating P-type ATPase, which codes for MKHHPGSRSHPKADSNHHHCHHDHEPVSEKQQHQETGSHGHEQGASSQDSKAVGSSSENHSCCHHHEHTHGEDVKPSASAKYYCPMCSGVESDKPGDCPKCGMSLERNPSYKARKKTIWTCPMHPEVQQDHPGECPKCGMDLEPMGIPGDDEEEDDSEIRDLKRKTVWAAILTLPVLLLAFDSMIPGFSFESVLSPRIQGWLELAFASPVILWAGGMFFARGWRSLVNRSLNMFTLIMLGVGAAYLYSVTAVLAPQLFPDSFRMHGEVALYFEAGAVITVLILFGQWLEARARRQTGKAIQSLLDLAAKTAHRLKEDGDEEEVEIDRIQKGDHLRVRPGEKIPLDGSILEGKSSIDESMITGEPVPVEKTVGDKVIGATVNQTGSFVMEAEAVGEETMLSRIVGMVADAQRSRAPIQKLADLVAGYFVPAVVLVALVAFGIWALFGPSPAMAYAIVVAVSVLIIACPCALGLATPMSIMVGVGKGAQNGILVKNAEAIERAEKVTHLITDKTGTLTEGKPTVVELLAHGDVSGNELLRLAAAVESQSEHPLARSVVEKAKSKSLDISKVDDFESTTGGGVQARLEGDLIRVGKRAFIEAEGIEIPQSLVEKAEQLQSKANTIIWAAKGGSLLGLIAIADPIKKSSKEAIESLHKLGISVVMCTGDNPRTAKAVASELGIDTVHAEVSPEDKQRIVTELQAKGYRVAMAGDGINDAPALAAADVGIAMGTGTDVAIESAGLTLVKGDLRGIVGGLRLSRAVMRNIRQNLFFAFVYNAVGVPVAAGILYPIFGVLLSPMIAGAAMALSSVSVVSNALRLRRVSF